One genomic window of Eptesicus fuscus isolate TK198812 chromosome 6, DD_ASM_mEF_20220401, whole genome shotgun sequence includes the following:
- the MAD2L1 gene encoding mitotic spindle assembly checkpoint protein MAD2A — protein MARQLSREQGITLRGSADIVAEFFSFGINSILYQRGIYPSETFTRVQKYGLTLLVTTDPALMQYLSNVVEQLKDWLYKCSVQKLVVVISNIEDGEVLERWQFDIECDKTARDDSAPREKSQKAIQDEIRSVIRQITATVTFLPLLEASCSFDLLIYTDKDLVVPEKWEESGPQFIANSEQVRLRSFTTTIHKVNSMVAYKIPVND, from the exons ATGGCGCGGCAGCTGTCCCGGGAGCAGGGCATCACCCTGCGCGGCAGCGCCGACATCGTGGCCGAGTTTTTCT CATTTGGCATCAATAGCATTTTGTATCAGCGTGGCATTTATCCGTCTGAAACCTTTACTCGCGTGCAGAAGTACGGACTCACCTTGCTGGTCACCACGGACCCCGCGCTCATGCAGTACCTGAGCAATGTGGTGGAGCAGCTGAAAG ACTGGCTGTACAAGTGCTCCGTGCAGAAGCTGGTGGTGGTCATCTCGAACATCGAAGACGGGGAGGTCCTTGAGAGGTGGCAGTTTGACATTGAGTGTGACAAGACGGCCAGAGATGACAG TGCCCCCAGAGAGAAGTCTCAGAAAGCCATCCAGGACGAGATCCGCTCGGTGATCAGACAGATCACAGCCACAGTCACCTTCCTGCCGCTGCTGGAAGCTTCCT GTTCGTTTGACCTGCTGATCTATACAGACAAAGATTTGGTTGTCCCTGAAAAGTGGGAAGAGTCCGGACCCCAGTTCATTGCCAATTCTGAGCAGGTCCGCCTGCGTTCCTTCACGACGACCATCCACAAAGTGAACAGCATGGTGGCCTACAAAATCCCTGTCAATGACTGA